The DNA sequence AACCTTAAGGAGAATGGAGTGACGGATACGATGGTGAAGGTCGCGTTGTTTTTAATTGACGGCTTTGAGGAAACTGAGGCCCTGACCACTGTGGATATCCTTCGTCGGGGGGAGGTAGAGGTCACGACTGTTTCTCTGGTCTCCGGTGCTGACGTGGTGGGGAGACATGGCGTTCTCGTTCGGGCCGATGCCCTGTTCGACGAGATCAAGGATGACCCTTTCGATATGTTGGTGATTCCTGGTGGTACTGTGGCCTATACGGAGCATCAGGGGCTTGTCGATTTGGTTCGGCGAGCAGATCAGCGAGAAATGCCCATGGGAGCTATCTGCGCTGCTCCGGCGGTTTTTGGTGTAGCTGGTATCCTCCAAGGGAGACGGGCCGTATGTTATCCCGGGATGGATTCCTGGCTGAAAGGAGCTGTCCCAGGGATGGAAAACGTCGAGACCGACGGACATATCACAACGGCCAGGGGGCCGGCAGTGACGCCTTTCTTTGCCCTTCGTCTTCTTGAGATCCTTAAGGGAGAGCCCACAGCTAAAAAAGTGTCCGAGGAGTTTTTGATTCCCCTGATCTCGTAACACTCTTTTCAAGTTCTGTGCACCTGTACTTCGAAGAGGCCGCCCCGGGAAAGTCCGAGGCGGCTTCTTGTGTGCGGTATGTTCCTAGGGGGGCAAGGCCTATAGCGAGATGGCGTCTACCGGACAGGCAGAAACGCAGGCACCGCAGTCCACGCACTTTTCGGTGTCCACGGCGGCTTTACCGCCAGTCATGGCAATGGCCTCAACGGGGCAGGTGCTGATGCAGCTCTCGCAACCGGTACAGGTGTTCTTATCGATTTTTGCAGACATGGTATTGTCCTCCTTTTGAGTTTAGAAACGGTTTATATACTACTCCCCTTCTCTCTGGGACAACTCTACCACCTTTTTATCGATATTGCAACTGTTTTATAAGTATAACTTAGTTGTAAACACATATATCTAACTTTTTATAAATTTATCGCCACCTCAGACTATGGTGTATAAAAAGCTTTGTAGAGTTTGAGAATGGTCTCGGTCGCTTTGAGGCCCGAGCCGCTCAGGAGCGTAGCTACCGACTGGTGTTTTTTGATGATCCCTTTCTCCCGAAGTTTCCGAATGGCTGGAACGACCACGGCACTGGTAGGCTCCACGTAGATGCCCATTCGGGCAAGGTCGAAGAGAGCGGCGGTGGTCTCGTCATCGGAGACTGCCAGGGCCGAGCCACCGGTATGCCGAAGAGCCTGGAGAATCTCTTTACCGCGAAGAGGCTGGGCGGAAGCGATGCCTTCGGCGACGGTGACGTTGGGACGAATTTGGGGAACATAAGTCAGTCCCTTGGACATGGCCCGAACGATAGGATCGCATGCCAACGACTGGACGGCGTGGAGAGTTGGAAGCTTATGTACGAGTTGTGCGTCCTGGAGGTCGCAAAAGGCCCGGTATGCTCCCAGGATCAAGCTTCCTTGTCCAGCTGGCAGAACCAGATGGTCGGGAAGGCCCATGTCATCCCATATCTCGTAAGCAAAGGTTTTAACGCCCTCGACGAACCAGGGGCTCCAGTTGTGGCTTCCGTAGAAGTTGGATTCTCCGGCTGTTTGAGCAGCCTTGGCGGCTGCTTCTCGAAGTCCTGGTACTCGGATTAACGTGGCTCCGGCGCTCTCAATCTGAACGCACTTTTCCTCAGATGTGTGGGATGGGACGAAGATCCGGCATGAAATCCCCGCTCGGGCACAGTAGGCAGCCATGGAGGCCCCCGCGTTTCCTGATGAATCCTCTACCAGGGATGTGACCCCGAGTTCTTTGAGGCGGCTCACCAGGAGGGAGATTCCTCGATCCTTGTAGGAACCAGTGGGGCAGAGAAAATCGAGTTTGACCTTGGTCTCTCCGTCGATGTCCAGGGTGATGAGAGGCGTTCGTCCCTCTCCCATGGTGATAGCTTCGCCGGGACGATCAAGGGGCAGTGCTGATGCGTAGTGCCACATGGAGATGGGGGCTCTTTTTCTATGAGCTTGGGGTATGATTGGCGGAGTCTCTCGCCAGTAGGAGAGGTGCCCGCCACAGTCGGGACATCGCCAGAGTTGGCGGTTATCTTCATATGTAGCGGAGCAGAGCTGACAGTTCAGCATAGGATGGGCCTCCTTACGGCGATGTGCGTTTTTTAAGGCGGATCACGGTGTGTTCTTTTTTGCAGGCCTTACCCCCCGTCGGCGATAAAGGTCCCACGCCAGGAGGACGACTCCAATTCCCAGGGCTCCGTCGGCGGCGTTGACGGACAGTCCCCCGGGCCAAGGCACCGGAATGTAGTCCATGACGGCGCCGTAGAGCAAGCGATCCATAAGGTTGGCAACAGCTCCTCCCCAGAGGAACGCAAGCCCCCATGTTTTTTCGGAAGATCTCCAGGGTATGGAGACGGAGAGAACTACCAGCACCACAAAGCCGCTCATGACAGCCCATGATGAGAATCCCCCCCCTATGGAAAAGGCAACCCCTTGGTTCCATTTGGCGGGGAGATCCAGGTGACGGACCAGGGCAGAGCAGCTATAGGACCCCAGGGCGACGAATGCCGCCAGGCTCGATGTTTTCATAGTGTGTTCCTCCTAAGGTCGTCCTCGCGGCTACTCTATCGTGAAGCCCGATTTTCGAAGGCCCAGGATAACGGCATATCCTATGATACACCCGGGGACGGAGCTTGTCAGGAAAGCTCCCTGGAGGGCCCAGAAACCGATACAGTGTCCTGTTGTCGGAGCGATAAGTAACGCCGCAATGGAGGCGCCTATGGGGCCGGTTCCCAGGGGCTCAGCAAGGGCACACCAATCTTTTTTGAAGACTTGATAGGCCAGCCCGACAGCCAGAGCCCCCGGAATACTGCCCGGGAAAGCGAAGAGGGTCCCTGTGCCCATGGAGACCCGAAGGACACTGGTGATGGTGGCTGTTCCCATGGCCCACCAGGGACCAAGGAGAACTGCCGCAATAACGTTGATGGCATGCTGGAAGGGAAAGCATTTTGTCGGACCGAAGGGAAACGAGACCCCGGAGAGCAACAGGGCTGTAGCTGTCAGAAGTCCGGCAACGCTGAGGCGTCGAAGGGCGATGTGACTCGTGGCATGGTCTTGGGGCATGATCTCTCCTCCTTGATGTTGTCAGTCTCTCAGCGACTCAGCAGGTCCTGAGCCGTCACGGCGGTGTGGCTGTCGATGAGATCGGTTGCCTTGGCGAAGTCGATGAAGGTCTGCCATCGTTTGGGGTCGCTGGTCTGGGTTTTCACGAAATAGGGCAGAGTGGCCTGAAAGGCATCGGTCTCCACGACCCTGTCGGCTTCTGGAAGGGCCTTGAAATAGATCTCCAACGCTGCTTGAGGATCCTCTCGGACCCAGTTTATACCCCTCTGTACCGCATCGGCGAAGGCCTGAATGGCAGTAGATTTTGCCGTCGCCGTTGTTGCGGAGGTCACGAAGATGAGTTCATCGTAGTCAGGAATACCGTGCTTTTCAAGCTCGAAATACCCGGTCTTGAGCCCCTTGTGTTGCATGTCAACAACCTCGTATGTTTTGAAGGGGCCCATGACGGCATCCACCTTGCCCGAGGCCAGAGCTGGGACGATGGTGAATCCGACGTTGACTGGCTCGTATTTCTGAATGCCGTTTTCCCTGGCGAATGCGGCCAGGAGCGTGTCCATCAGACCGGGAACCGTGTATCCTATGGTCTTGCCCTCCAGATCTTTCGGTACGGCAATGCCAGAACCGTCCATGTAGAGCAAGGTACACAGGGGGTGTCCTACCAATCGACCGATGACCTTGGGTGAGAGCCCCTCGGCGGCGGCGATGACCGTTTGGGGTTCGTATCCCACAGCCAGGTCCACGGTGCCTGCGATGGCGAGCTTCAGGGCGTCGGAGGTCTCGGAGGGGCTCAGGATCTTCACTTCCAGGCCGGCCTCCCGGAAAAAACCGTTGTCCCGGGCGACATATATGGGCAGGTGATCCACGTTGGGGAACCAGTCCAGCATGAGACTCAGTTTTTCCGTTGCCGAGGCTTGATGGCTCAGGGCAAAAATAAAACTTGCGAGAGCGATGCAGGCTGTTTTTTTCACGACGATTCTCTCCTTTACTTACCTTTCTTGACGGGGGATCATCCACCACCCGTACTTTTGAGCCAAGCATCCCACGATCCACCACAAACTCAGTCCCATGACCGTGAGATAGAGAATGGCGGCAAAGACCAGCTCTGTTTTCAGCCTGGCATTGGACTGGATCATGAGAAACCCCAACCCCTTTTGGGCTCCAACCCACTCGCCGATGACGGCTCCGATGGTTGCCACCGATACGGCGACCCGGAGTCCAGCGAAGAAATACGGTAATGTCCAGGGCCAATACAATCGCTTCATGGTCTCCCAGAAGGAGTACCCCATGAGCCTGAAAAGCTGGACGTGTTTTGGGTCGCAGCTTTTAAATCCCTCCAGGAGCGTGACGGTGATGGGGAAAAACACGATCACCGCTGCCATGACGACTTTACTCACCACTCCATACCCGAACCAGAGCACCAGAACGGGAGCCAAGGCGAAAACCGGGATGGCCTGGGATGCGATGAGAAGAGGCGCTAAAGCCCGTTCGAGCCAGAGGGCTCTGAACATGGTCATGGAGAGGGGCATTGCCACGACCAAAGCCAGGGCCAGGGCCATGAGGATCTCCACCATGGTGACGCCACTGTGGCGGAGGAGCAGAGGAGCCTGATGGATTGCCACTATGATCACCGAACTTGGACGGGGCAGGATGAAGTTTGGGATCTGGGTCAAACGACATGTTGCCTCCCAGAGAAGCAGGAAAGAGCCCCCCAATGCCGGAGTGACGGCAGATCTCATCGTAATATCCCCTCTCGTTGAAGCCTATCCATGATGTGACGGCGCAGGGAGACGATGGTCGGTGAGTCCCGATGCCTCGGCTTGGGGTTGGTGAGACTCAGGTTTTCCAAGACCGTCATGGGAGATCGGGAGAGGACGAGAAGCCGATCAGCGGTGATCAGGGCTTCCTCCACGTCGTGGGTAATCATGACGATGCTCTTGGCGAAGTCTCTCTGGATGACCGTGAGGAGTTCCTGAAGCCCCTGTCTTGTCAGAGCATCTAAAGCTGAGAGGGGTTCGTCCAGCAGCAAGAGTTTTCGTTCGAACAGAAGTGTTCGGGCCAGAGCGCATCTCTGCCTCATACCGCCGGAAA is a window from the Dethiosulfovibrio peptidovorans genome containing:
- a CDS encoding DJ-1 family protein — protein: MVKVALFLIDGFEETEALTTVDILRRGEVEVTTVSLVSGADVVGRHGVLVRADALFDEIKDDPFDMLVIPGGTVAYTEHQGLVDLVRRADQREMPMGAICAAPAVFGVAGILQGRRAVCYPGMDSWLKGAVPGMENVETDGHITTARGPAVTPFFALRLLEILKGEPTAKKVSEEFLIPLIS
- a CDS encoding ferredoxin produces the protein MSAKIDKNTCTGCESCISTCPVEAIAMTGGKAAVDTEKCVDCGACVSACPVDAISL
- a CDS encoding threonine synthase, whose translation is MLNCQLCSATYEDNRQLWRCPDCGGHLSYWRETPPIIPQAHRKRAPISMWHYASALPLDRPGEAITMGEGRTPLITLDIDGETKVKLDFLCPTGSYKDRGISLLVSRLKELGVTSLVEDSSGNAGASMAAYCARAGISCRIFVPSHTSEEKCVQIESAGATLIRVPGLREAAAKAAQTAGESNFYGSHNWSPWFVEGVKTFAYEIWDDMGLPDHLVLPAGQGSLILGAYRAFCDLQDAQLVHKLPTLHAVQSLACDPIVRAMSKGLTYVPQIRPNVTVAEGIASAQPLRGKEILQALRHTGGSALAVSDDETTAALFDLARMGIYVEPTSAVVVPAIRKLREKGIIKKHQSVATLLSGSGLKATETILKLYKAFYTP
- the thiW gene encoding energy coupling factor transporter S component ThiW; the encoded protein is MMPQDHATSHIALRRLSVAGLLTATALLLSGVSFPFGPTKCFPFQHAINVIAAVLLGPWWAMGTATITSVLRVSMGTGTLFAFPGSIPGALAVGLAYQVFKKDWCALAEPLGTGPIGASIAALLIAPTTGHCIGFWALQGAFLTSSVPGCIIGYAVILGLRKSGFTIE
- a CDS encoding ABC transporter substrate-binding protein, producing MVVKKTACIALASFIFALSHQASATEKLSLMLDWFPNVDHLPIYVARDNGFFREAGLEVKILSPSETSDALKLAIAGTVDLAVGYEPQTVIAAAEGLSPKVIGRLVGHPLCTLLYMDGSGIAVPKDLEGKTIGYTVPGLMDTLLAAFARENGIQKYEPVNVGFTIVPALASGKVDAVMGPFKTYEVVDMQHKGLKTGYFELEKHGIPDYDELIFVTSATTATAKSTAIQAFADAVQRGINWVREDPQAALEIYFKALPEADRVVETDAFQATLPYFVKTQTSDPKRWQTFIDFAKATDLIDSHTAVTAQDLLSR
- a CDS encoding ABC transporter permease — its product is MRSAVTPALGGSFLLLWEATCRLTQIPNFILPRPSSVIIVAIHQAPLLLRHSGVTMVEILMALALALVVAMPLSMTMFRALWLERALAPLLIASQAIPVFALAPVLVLWFGYGVVSKVVMAAVIVFFPITVTLLEGFKSCDPKHVQLFRLMGYSFWETMKRLYWPWTLPYFFAGLRVAVSVATIGAVIGEWVGAQKGLGFLMIQSNARLKTELVFAAILYLTVMGLSLWWIVGCLAQKYGWWMIPRQER